The genomic segment AAgctccagctgtgtgacctcgaaGAGCGCTTCGTAAAGGGCTTCTTCTCTGCTCGGCACCCCAAGGAAGCTGGGGAGAAGTCTTTGCTCTGGATGAGGCAGGGGGCGAGAAGGAGGAGGTTCAGAGACCTTTTGTTCATGCCCTCTCTGCCTGCGCTGCCTCCGTCGTGCTCCCCTCAGGACCATCTCCTGGTTTCCTTTGGGTCGGAGATATTGCACACAGAGCAGAAGGATCTGATCTGACTGTTGGCTCATCTGCACTGCCAGCCCCCGAGCCTCGTCCCATTTCAGTGACAAGGCAAGTGTGAAAAATGGAGCATGATGGAGACGTCACCAGACCTCCCAGGCTCCGGACTGGAGCCGCAGCTCTCAATGCAGCTGGAATTGCCAGGGGCAGTGAGTGCTTGTCCAGCTTACTGCTCTTTGGAAGGGGCATACATCTCCCTGAgtgcttgtgtgtgcatgcatgtgtgtgtgtgtgtttgtgcgcatatgtgtgtgtgtgcatgcacgtgtgtgtgcgcgcgcatacAAGGCTGGGAGCTGTGCGGCAGGCACCCTGGCTTCGGGGACCCAAACTAGCCAGCTTCCCTTTCTGGGCCTGCTGGCCTAATTCCCAGCCGCAGCTGCCATTCTGGGCCCCCCCTCCCTGAGGCCATCTCCCTGCAGATTTGGCAGCGGGGAAAGGAGGGGccgagagaaggggagagaaccAGAGAGAGGACTGAGTGCTAATCTGATGTAGATGATCCGGCAGCCTTCTCCAGCTTGGCTGCCCTCTGCCAtcagctctccaggtgattttcCCTGTGCCCTGCACTCTCCCCTTCTGCTTTCATCTCCTTAAGAAAGTGCCCAGAGAGTTaaacccacacacaaacacacacaatccacccaaaaaaaaaaaaaaaatcagagagcaGGAGCAGGCAGACGAGTAAGAGAGCACGCGCGCAAGAGAGGGCTCACATCCGTCCTGGAGGAAGAACGGCACAGACGGAGGGAGGCTGGGGTTGGCAGAGACTGGGACAGAAGTCCCTCAGCCCCCCAGGAGCCTCCTTCATGGACCCGGGAATCCCAAGAGGGGCTGCCTCAACTTAGGATGGGCAACTGTGTCAAGTCTCCACTGAGAAATCTCTCAAGGAAGGTATGTTTCTGGAGTTTCCAAGATCTGGGGCTGGGGATTGGGGGTGTCTTACCATCTATCCCAGAGGTTGGGGACAGAAAGGGTGGCTGGAGCTTGCTACCCTTCCCAGGGGTTCTGTCCAGGGCTGCCTCCCTGCTCCTACCCCGGACACCCTCCTGCTGCCGTTTTCTGTGTCCAGGCTTTGGGCATGGGGGTGAGGGTGAAACTGTGTTTGGGAATTTATACAAGGCTTGGGAAAGAAACTGTGTAACTTTGGGGTTTCTGGGGTGTAAAATGAAAAGGGTGGAACCTTAAGATGTCAGTGAACTTGACTGGCACCTTAGTCATTCAAGGGACTGGCCAAGTTCCTTAAAACTGGCGAAATCTGAAGACCCTTCCCAGCAGCAAGGCCAGGGACTCATTCATATCCTTTGAGGGTCTGTGAGCCTCTCTGATGACCTCTAAGCCTTCAGAATTGTGGATTTTGAAGTAGATCTCATTGCTACTGAAAGGAACCAAACAGAGTATATCCCCTTCTGCCCCAGTGATTCTTGAGTTAAGTCAGAGCATCTCAAACAGGACCCGAGTGGTTTTAGGGCCCAGGAGTTTTTCCATTAAGAAGGAGGCTGCCTGGGCGATGTGTTGAGCAGGGGTTGTATATAAGTCACTTTCTGTAGTGGCTTTATCGCTCATacacttggaattttttttttttttgcaaaaattccttttagaaagaaaatgatcatCTCTAAAGCATCTTTCATGCAAGGCTGGGTTTGCACCTATAGGGTTTTGGGTTAGGTGGGCTCTGCCTATTTTTCTAGCCCTCTGTAGCCAGGCCATAGAAGAGACTCAGATATTATTTAAAGGAAGAGGGAATGATGGGGTGGTTTTCTTCCAATTCTTCCATTTTCCAGAAAAGGAACTTCAATGACATTCAGAGGGAGGGGTTAAGTGACTTACCTGTGGCCTCGGGTGAGCTATTGGCATCTCTATCCCCAACCCCATCCTATCTCGGTCAGTTTAACAGCCTCTCAATTTAGGACATTTTGGGCTTTTCTGCTTGTCGTCTTCCTCATTTGGCTAAGCTGCTCACATCAAATTCCTTCTAATCTTTGCTGCTCCTTGGATCCTTCCAAGGGCTTGTTGTTTCTTCCATGCACACCTCCCCCATAATCTGGTGTCTTCTTGGGGGAGCCTTCTGCATCGGAAGTGGCCTCCGCGCTGttccagagaagcagaaagtgATCCGAATTAGCCCTTGTAATAGGTTCCATCCAGAGCCTGAGGAAGTGAACTTAAGAACAAGAATCATTCTTCTGTCCCCCCCATCCTCCCTTACACAACAATGTGCTTAAGAGTCAGACTACACAGGCCTCCTCTTTCTGGCCATGTGACCTTagacaaatcacttaacctctctgttcctcGATTCCCTTGTCCATCCATCAGTTGGGCACACTAATATCCACCTCTTAAAGTgattctgaaaatgaaataaagttctGTGCACAGTGGCTGGCCTAtaatagtcaataaatgttagtatTCTTGTTATCATAATCATAATTGTTCCACTCTGGGTTTTAGAGAAGAGGGATGGAGGAGAAACAGGAAATAGGAGAGATTTTCAGTCCAtagagtaaaagagaaaaaaacttacTGCATTCAATTTCATGTTTCTATCATATTCttaataattgctttttttttttcctaaatatctaCAACATACCTAATGCCTgttatctcattttctcttttccactaCATAGTCATTTTGGCTGTTTTATAGAGAAAGAAGCTGGACTCAGAGATAGAGCCTTCCTAAGGTTACACAGTCGATAggaagcagagctgggatttaaaccctAGTCTGTATAAAATCAGagctggcattttatttttatgttttcctctaCGAGAGgctgcctctctctttcccctgctGTCAGAAATGTTATTCATAGATTTCTGGATCTGACCTTAGAAGTCATCTAGTCCAAATTCCCGCTCAGTGCATCAGTCCCCTCCCCGCTCACCAGGCTCTCCCTCATTCAGCTTCTCCTTGAAGACCTTCATTCAGCGAGAGGGAGCTTTGACGTACATACTCTTGGCCAGCTTGTGTTATTAGAAAGCTGTCAGGTCATGAGGCACGCTTGCCCCTCCTGTTGCTATGCCACACTTAGGAGACGTCACCTTGGTGCCAGGAGAAATTGTCTGTCCATGGGCCGCTGCCCACTTGGCTTCCTGAGCCGTATTTGGGGAACTGGAAATGGTGAGAGGCAGCCTGCACCAGGCTCAGAGCTGGGCAGGACCAGGCTGTCAGGTGCCATCATTGGCGAGAGATGAATTGCAGCCTCTGGGGCAACTTGGTGCCAGGCAGTATTATGATCAAGAGATGCAGTGGAAATTCCCCAGCCACCACTGCTCCATTCTTCATGGGAGCAAATTCCTCTCCATCCTTCTCATTTCTTCCTGATTGGCAGATGCTCCCCCACTTCCTTTGCAGCCAGAAGTAAATGCCTTCTGGCACCCAATATCTCTTAAATtacatcactaccaccaccatcatcatcgcCATCATTGCCATCACTATGGCAACTCTATTTATTCACCTCCTCTTGCCATGCCCTAGCCACCATGCGGAGCACTCAATGTGTATAACTCATTTACTTGTCACAGGAATCCTGTGACTAGTCATGATCGTCTCCCACGGTATGGAGAAGGAAACTGGagcacagagaggtgaaatgacctgcccaaggtcacacagcaagcaagtggcagagccagaatttgtcCCTAAGTCTGTTTGAGCCCAAAGTCAGCAGACTAAACtgccttttaaagtttttgtttgtttgttttgtttgttttgagatggagtctcgctcggtcacccaagctggagtgcagtggtgcatctcggttcactgaaacctccgcctcctgggttcagtgattctcctgcctcagcctcccaagtagctgggattataggcgcccgccaccacacccagctaatttttgtatttttagtagagatggggtttcaccatgttggcaggctggtcttgaactcctaacctcaggtgatccacccgcctcggcctcccaaagtgctgggatgacaggcgtgagccgccgcgcccggcctgcctctCGGAGTTCTGTGCCACCTGCTGCCTCCCCACCTTCCTGGGTTATGCCATCTCTGAGCCAAGTGCAGAAGATTCAGCCAGAAACAAAAACGCTGACTCTCTGCAGACACCTGAGACTGGTTCCTGGGTTCGGCCAGTCACTGTCATCTCAGGCATGCTTTGATCCACTATCCCAGACGGGAAGGTCTCTTGTTCTGCCTCGCTCTAGTCTTGTCTTGCTCTAGTCTAGGTCCCAGAAGTCTGAGTGAGTGAAGCCGAGGCTCTGAATCACAACTGTTTGGGATATCAAACCGGGGGGGGCCCTCGGCCTGTCTGACATCccttaagttctgggatcacCTAAAATGGACATTTATGGCACTCATCGAACTTGGCCCTGGGACTGAGTTCCTTCACCTCCAGCCTGAGAAGCTGCTTCCCCTTTGAGGAACCAGAATACTGCACCACCCTCTCTAGGCCTGGAAGGGGCTTAGGAAGATGGAAGGGAGCCTCGGTCTGTAGCCCCATAGGGCTTTGGGGAGAGGAAGCAGAGAGGACATGGTGGGCAGGGGCTTGTTCTGCGTCTCAGCCTGGAAGGACAGGCTGCCCCTAGGTTTTGGGATGTTCTCCTAGGCAGGGCCTTCTTTGCCTTGGAGGAATCTGGCTGCAAGTAGAATGCAGTAGGACGGAAGGATAGGGTGCGCAGACCTGCAGTTCTCAGACAAAGACAGCCCTCAGGGTTTCAGCTCCCGTCGCTCCTTGGGAAGGTCCTACTCTAGCCAAATCCCCCCACACTGAAGGAAGTTATGCCGGCTCCAGGCCGAAGGCAGAGTGCAGGAGCTGGATTCTGGAGAGGCACCGGGCGTCCCGGGAGGTCGGGGCGAACTGAATGTTGTGTCTGGATGCTGCTGTTGTCCTAAGGGGAAGGTCTGTGGGCAGTGCTGACTTTTTATAGCTGCATGGGAACCTTCAGGGCGGAGGACCGGCTGGTCAGGGCCTGGGAGCACAGCTATATTAGGTAAGCAGAGAAGgccccctgccttagcctctagAGGTCCGGCACTCTGGGCCAGGCAGGGAGCCAGGGAAGgcgggagggaggaaaaaaactgGTGGATGGCAGAGAATATCTAGTCTTGAAATCACAAACTGGGTGGAATCCTACCTACAGCTGTGCCTTGTGTGGCCCACCCGGTGCTTTAAATCAGATCTGGTTACACTGGGCTGGAGTTAAGTAGTGCTACCTCTTCAGAGGTGGCACCATctcaggctaggtgcagtggctgatgcctgtaatcccagcactttgggaggctgaagtaggaggatcacctgaggtcaggagtttgagaccagcctggccaacatggtgaaatcccatgtctactgaaaatacaaaaaaaaattagccagtatggtggcgagtgcctgtaaacctagctactcgggaggctgaggcaggagaatcacttgaatctgggagtcagaggttgcagtgagccgagatcacaccactgcactccagcctgggtgacagagtgcactagccaccaaaaaagaaaaaaaaaggagggggcaCCGTCTCCACTTTGCCCCAGTCCCCCCCCTCACACCCTGCCTGCTTCATTTATGTCAGCAATGGCACCTGCGTGTGCAATCTCCAGTCTGGCAGACCAGCCGAGCCTGGTCTCCATGCTGCCAGCTCCGATTGCCCTCACAGCCTTCCAGCGGGGATCTGGCTGGGGTAGGGCAAGTCCGTTTGGGAGCTGGGAGGAATGACTTAGCCCTGGAGACTGATTGAACTGGGATGTTGGGAGCATTTTGGAAAAGGATGTTGTTTCACTAGGCTCTGAGTGAACACTTGCCATTGATGAGAATAGAAGCCCCCCGCTGCTCCTGTCTCTTCATGCACATGGGTGTGTGAgtctgtgcatatgtgtgtgcctgtgtgtgtgtgtgtttgtgcacgtGCGCATGTGCCACACAGAGGGCATCACACTCAGCTCTCGCCGGAACCACCATTTCTGTCAAGGATTGGAGACTCCGTCTGTTGGACCGATTTGATGCCTGTGCACGCTCAGGGCTCTCTGAGCCCCACTCCTTGACTCTCAGGGTCCCCTCTTGCGGAAAGCCCCTCCCGGGACCAGGAGCCAGGCTGGGCAGGGAGGTGACAACCTGCCtctcttttgcatttgcttggtGTTGGCTGAAGATGTGCCAGGAGGAACAGACCAGCTACATGGTGGTGCAGACGAGCGAGGAGGGGCTGGCGGCCGACACCGAGCTCCCAGGACCGCTCCTGATGCTGGCCCAGAACTGCGCAGTCATGCACAACCTGCTGGGCCCTGCCTGCATTTTCCTGCGCAAGGGCTTCGCTGAGAACAGGCAGCCTGTACGTAAGTTGGCCCAGTGGAGCCCGCTGAACTCGGCTTCACAGGGCGTGAGGAGGTGCTGGGAAGAAGAAGGAGTCTATACAGAGCTCACACCCCCAACTTGTGAATCTGATCCCCAAAGTTTTCCACTCATGGCTACAAAGTGCTGGTGAGTCCATATCCACCagcagaataataataataaaaataatatcagatACATTGTTATGAGCACTTACTAGGTGAGCCCTGTGCCTAGTGTGTTGGCGGACTGCCTCATTTAAGCCTCAGAGCAACTCTAAGGGGTAGGTGCTTTTAtcgtccccattttacagatgagaaaactgacttgggctgggcacagtggctcacacctgtaatcccagcactttgggaggcctaggtgggtggatcacttgaggtcaggagtttgagaccagcctggccaacatggtgaaagcccatctctacgaaaatacaaaaattagctgggcgtggtggttcatgcctgtaatcccaactactcgggaggctgaggcaggagaatcgcttgaacccaggaggcagaggttgcagtgagccaagatcgcgccactgcactccagcctgggcagcacagtgagactccatcaaaaaacaaaagaaagagagaaagaaaaccgACTTGCAGAGGTCACATCCTCAAGGTAACAGCTTGGTGGTGGTAGAGGTAGGGTTCACACTTGGATAGTCTGACTCAAGAACCTCTAGTGCTCCTAACGACAACTCTGTATACGTGGCACTATCCGGTAGAACTTTCTacaatgatggaaatattctaaattCCGTGCTGTCtgatacagtagccactagccacatgtggctattgaccacttgaaatgtggctagtgcaactaaGGAACTGAATTATGGATTTTATGTTATTCTTACTCAAATTTacatagccacatgtggctagcgGCTACTGAATTGGCCAGCTTTCTACAAGTAGCTAAATAGTTCAAAGAGAGGAGAGGACTAATGAGGATGTTATAGAGGTAAATATTTGTAGGttgcatttattgaatgccacATGCTAAACATTTTAATAGCTTGTCTCACTGAATGCACACTAAGGCCCTGTGAGGTGGGAAATGGTattaacccattttacagatgaggaaactgtggctcaAACAACAGAGTGACCTGCCTGAGGAAGCAGATCTGAGCTTCATACTCAGGTCTGTCTGCCTCTAGGGCCCAAGGGTGTCTCCCCAACCACATGAATTGGGGAGAAATGCATGTTCCTGCACCGCATTCCCACCTGACCCTGAGTTGCTGCACGTGATCTTCCTGGCACATTAGTGGGCATCCCTGGCTTTACTCCAGGGCAGAGAACACACATTGCTACTGCTGTGCCCGGGGAGTGTGATCCGAGGACCAGCCGTCAGTGCTCAGCAGACCAGCTCTGGTGGCGGGCACAGCCCGTGAAGGGGCACCCAGCTTTGCTGCCCCCTGGGCTCTGGGTGTACAGGAGGAACAGAAGGGGCTGCGATGGAGTCAGCAATGCCTGTTCCTCCTGAGTCCTGCAGAACTGGGCCCTGGAGAAGTGGGAGGCTGCTTAAAGCCTGATGCGCGGGGTCCTCGGGGGTGTGCTCTGCACGTATGTGTACACACGTGCTTACTCGCTCACTTTCACTGACTGCTGGGATGACCCGTTGCACAAAACATCCTTTTTGGATGGTTTTTCCAACACATATGGGTTTGTGTTGGAATGACTGCGACCTACCCTTGAGCCAGGCACCATGaccagcttttttgtttgtttgtttttgagacagagtctgactctcttgcccaggctgaagttcagtggtacaatcttggctcactgcaatctccgcctcccaggctcaagtgattctcctgcctcagcctcccgagtagctgggacaacaggcatgcaccaccatgcttggctaactaaaacaggtgttttttttttttgtagagatgaggtctcactatatcgcccaggctggtctcgaactcctggtttcaagtgatcctcttgccttggcctcccaaagtgctaggattacaggcgtgggccaccgtgcctggcccatggcGAACTTTATAGGCGAACGTCCATGCAGTCATCTCAGAGACACGCCTCCCTTCGGGTGACTCCTACCCCCGGCCTGGCGGAGCTGGGAGCTTGCAGTCTGCTCCCTCCAAGGTCACACACACTCTCAACGCTGTCCTGCCACACAGAGCCACCTCTGAGCTCTTGGTCCTATGCACCTGGTTGTCCCATGAGATGTGACTCAGCAGCCCTTCCCTTTCTAGATGATCTGCAGATTTTCTGGTGTTGTCTTTTGTCCTGGGGCCAGTTTGGAGTGACTGtctccacccaccctggccccGTTGGCTGGAACGTCCTGCATGCACAGTGGAGGTGCCACACGCTCACTATGGCATGCCCGCATGTCTGTGTTCACGAGAGGTATGCCCACAGCTGTGCGAGCCTCTTCAGGATGGGCACACCTGCCCAGTGTTCTCCCTGCCCAAAGGCAGAGAGCTGCAACACGGGGGAGGCTGGACGCTGAAGGCCACTTTTAGAGTGTACTAACCAGGTCCAACTGGGCACCTGTACCCATTTCATGCCCGTCTGTCTCCCTCCTGGGCAGGCCTGGGACAACTGGCACCTCACCAACCTGAGCTTCCTCCAGGCCTGCTCCTCGGAGGTGTCTCTGCCATCTGTTCTGACGCCTGGATTCGGGGTTGCCTTGATTGCCCAGGAGACCTGGGCACTACTTGAGGTTGGAGACATGTGCTTTTTGGACCCTGGCTGCAGCCAGAAGCACTGGTGGCCCCTGGGGTCCTATATGGTGTCCTGTGACAGGGCAACGTATAGGGATGGGGCTCAAATTGGAGAAGGTGGGGCAGTGCCTGGGAAGCAGGCACAGCCCCATTCTGCTGCCACGTCTCCTCCTGATTCCTCCCTGTCCTCCTACCCCCACTTCAGGATGGCCCAGCCTTCTCTCCCCTCTGGCGCCTCATCTGTTGTCTTGCAGCCTCTGTCGCCCTGCTCTTCCTGTTTCATTGGGTGGTGCTCTCTTCTCCCTGTTGTGGCCTCCCTGGACCCTGTTTTATTTGCAGGTTTTTGCCACCAGACCAACTCTGTTCCctgactcattctttttttttttttttttttttggagacagggtctcactctgttgcccagggtgacagagtgccatggtaccatcacagctcactacagcctcaaactcctgctcaTCCATTCTTGTATCTGGAACAAGGGGCTGGAGGCACAGAGGTTCTGTGCCCATGCTGGTGGGGCTGGTGGCTCCTTGGGAATCTCTTGTTAGTGGTCCAGGAGCTTCCATGTCTAAGCAAGATGTGGGGCTTTCTTTTCCCCTCAAGGATCCGATCCAGGCACACTTCTGCTGCATCCTCGTCACCTCCTACCCAGTGCCTGCTGCCAGTTGGATGGCCCCCAGGTTAGATATTTTGTGACTTCCAGGTCCCTTGTCGCGGCTAATAGGACATGTTCTTTTGTTTCAGGATAGATCACTGCGACCAGAGGAAATCGAAGGTAAAACTTGGCCCCTTGGGGGAAAGGACTGCCTAACCCTCCATGAAGGTGTGGGAAGGGAGGTTGATGGGAAGAGAGGCCTCTGGGAACGGGCTATCTTCTGTGAAACCAGCTGCTGAAGGTGTGCACAGAAGGCAAGAGAAATACCCCAGCATCCTGGGAAGCTCCTGGGCCCCTCTTTCCACGCTGGTGGGCCTTTGGGCTGCCTTTGCCCACAGAGGATCTGCAGGTCCTACCCCCAATGACATCCACCTTTGCTCACTTCCCCAGAGCTCCGAGAGGCCTTCAGAGAATTCGACAAGGACAAGGATGGCTACATCAACTGCCGGGACCTGGGCAACTGCATGCGCACCATGGGCTACATGCCCACTGAGATGGAGCTCATTGAACTGTCCCAGCAGATCAACATGAACCGTGAGTCCCTCTACCAGGCACCTGTGTCCCTTCCGGTCCTCACCCTTGCTGTCCTCTGCAGTCAGACAGGACTGGCTTCAAATTCTGCATCCACCTCTTTCCAGCTCTGTGATCTGGGGCCAACgacttaccctctctgagcctcagtttcctcacctgtaaaatgagggccGAATTGGAGGAGTGGAGCCCAGAAAGTAGATTAGGGAATATCTGTAAAACAGCCCAGTAACTGGCTCACAGGAAGAACTGAACAGAGGGTTCCTGTTATTATTAAGTTTTTCTCTGTCTGATGAGCAGTTCAAGGAGGGGTTGCCCATTCTGTCAGTTGTCTACTTGGAGACAGGGAATGGGTATTATCGGGGATGACCTAGCCCTTTCCTCTTTTTCCAGTGGGTGGCCATGTAGATTTTGATGACTTCGTGGAGCTAATGGGGCCTAAACTCCTGGCAGAGACAGCAGATATGATTGGTGTAAAGGAACTGCGAGATGCTTTCCGAGAGGTAAcgggcagagg from the Macaca thibetana thibetana isolate TM-01 chromosome 11, ASM2454274v1, whole genome shotgun sequence genome contains:
- the CABP1 gene encoding calcium-binding protein 1 isoform X4, whose product is MGNCVKSPLRNLSRKMCQEEQTSYMVVQTSEEGLAADTELPGPLLMLAQNCAVMHNLLGPACIFLRKGFAENRQPDRSLRPEEIEELREAFREFDKDKDGYINCRDLGNCMRTMGYMPTEMELIELSQQINMNLGGHVDFDDFVELMGPKLLAETADMIGVKELRDAFREFDTNGDGEISTSELREAMRKLLGHQVGHRDIEEIIRDVDLNGDGRVDFEEFVRMMSR
- the CABP1 gene encoding calcium-binding protein 1 isoform X5; protein product: MGNCVKSPLRNLSRKDRSLRPEEIEELREAFREFDKDKDGYINCRDLGNCMRTMGYMPTEMELIELSQQINMNLGGHVDFDDFVELMGPKLLAETADMIGVKELRDAFREFDTNGDGEISTSELREAMRKLLGHQVGHRDIEEIIRDVDLNGDGRVDFEEFVRMMSR